From the bacterium genome, the window GGGCGCGGGAGCTGCCCGAGCACCGCCTCATCGCCGTCTACCGCGACCCGGCCGAGGCCTGGCCGCGCTTCAAGTGGCGGGGCCGGCGCCTCTACCATACCAATTTCGCGCGCGCGTCCGCCTTCCTGGACCGCTGGCACGAGCACAACGAGTGCCTGCTGCGCCTGGCGGGCGAACCGGGAAGGAACGTCCTGTTCCTGAGCTACCACGAACTGATGTCCAACGACGCGGAACTCCAGCGCCTGCGCGATTTCGTGGGCCGCGACCTGGTCGACCGCCGCCAGAGCGGCCTCTACCGCGGCCGCCCTCACCCCGACGTGTTCCTGCGCGCCGCCTCCTGGTGGCGCGACCGCCGCACGGGCCGCCCGGCCGCCGCCGTCCTCGCCGACCTCGACGCCGCCCGGCGCTGAGCGGCGCGCGTCACGTTTTCCCCCCGCGGCCGTATACCCCGGATGTACCCGCACGACCCGGAGGCACGCGACCGCCATGGATCCCCGTCGAGAACTGCGTGACCGACGCCACGCCCGCCTGTTGCAGGCGGCGTGCGGCGGCGACCAGGAGGCGTTCCGGCGCCTCTACGCGGAGCTCTACGACCCCGTGGCCGGGTTCCTCGGGCGGCGACTCGCTTCCCCGCACGACGTCGAGGATCTGATCTCCACGGTCTTCCACCGCTTCCTGAAGAACCTGTCGGGATTCGATCCCCGGAAGGGATCGGTGCTGGGTTGGGTCCTGGCCATGGCCCACCACGCGCTGGTCGATCACCTGCGGTCCGTCCGCGAGACCGAGCCGGTGGACGCGCTGGCCGGGACGTTGGCGGGCCCCGCGGCCGATCCGTTGGCCGACCTCATCCGCGACGAGGACCGCGACCGCGTCCGCGCCGGGCTGCTGCGGCTGCCCGACGGGGACCGCGGCCTGATGGCCCTGCGCTACG encodes:
- a CDS encoding sulfotransferase — translated: MIHIVLGMHKSGTTLVSQILHHSGVDMGDFDESVSYDRGNKYERASVLALDMDILGAPDDEVLDLGVRGPLRLSEAQRVRMREIIADGQSRHADWGFKDPRLTLVYDLWARELPEHRLIAVYRDPAEAWPRFKWRGRRLYHTNFARASAFLDRWHEHNECLLRLAGEPGRNVLFLSYHELMSNDAELQRLRDFVGRDLVDRRQSGLYRGRPHPDVFLRAASWWRDRRTGRPAAAVLADLDAARR
- a CDS encoding sigma-70 family RNA polymerase sigma factor, which gives rise to MDPRRELRDRRHARLLQAACGGDQEAFRRLYAELYDPVAGFLGRRLASPHDVEDLISTVFHRFLKNLSGFDPRKGSVLGWVLAMAHHALVDHLRSVRETEPVDALAGTLAGPAADPLADLIRDEDRDRVRAGLLRLPDGDRGLMALRYGDGLRHREIAALTGLSEAAVRQRLSRALRELRRHVRGPHTCEGEVDYATQ